The Nocardioides ginsengisegetis region CTACTCCGCCGACCACGAGGTGTCGTACTTCGGCATCCTCGGGCTGATCTCGATCGGTGTGGGTGCGCTGCTCGCGGTGTTCACGAAGCCGATCCGACGTCTGATGGCCGGGGTGCACTGACCCCGGTCCCGACCGGAGCGAAGGCTCGGGCGAGCGGCACGATCCCCAGGATCAGCACCATGGGTACGGCGAAGCCGACCCGCAGCGAGCCCGAGCCGACCACCCCGGTCATGACGGAGCCCAGCAGGGCTCCGGCGTAGTTGAACTGGTTGAACCGCGCGATCACCGCGTCGACGCGCGCCTGGCGCGCGTCGGGATCGAGCACGGTGTCCTCGGGGCCGCCGCCCGCGATGCGGGCGGCGGCCGAGAAGCTCAGCGGGGCGATGACCGCCACGCCCGCGCCCAGCAGCGTGAAGCCGAGCACCGCGACCGGCCAGGTCGGGGCGAAGACGACCACCGCGAGGGCCGCCGAGCCGGCCACGGCACCGACCCGGAGGACCAGCACGGCGCCGTACCGCGCGACGAGTCCGTCGCCGGCGATCCGCAGGATCCCGCTGGCGACCAGGTAGGGCAGCGTCGCCAGCGCCACCAGGCCGGACGGGGTGTCGAAGGTGTCGTCGAGGAACAGCGGGCCCCAGGTCTGGGTGGCCGTGTCGACCATGTAGAAGAGCACCATCCCGAGCCCGACCAGCAGGATCGGGCGCCACGGCACCGCGGCGGCGGCCGCCGTGTCGGGCACTGCCTGCACGCGAGGCAGCAGCGGCGCGAAGACGACGGCGAGCGGGACGACCGCGACGGCCGCGACCACGCCGAGGGGGAGCGAGCCGGTCGCGAGGGACAGCCCGGCGCCGGCCACGCCGCCCAGCGTCCACGCGCCGTGGAAGGACGGGAGGATCGGGCGGCCGTAGCGGTGCTCGAGCGCAACCGCCTGCATGTTGGTGGTCGCGTCGACCACGCCGAGCCCGACGCCGTAGACGGCCATCGCCCCCACGAAGACGGCCCGGTCGGGGGCCAGCGCGATGACGGCCACGCCGGCCATCACGAGCAGCAGCCCCAGGCGCAGCATGCTGGCGCTGTCGCGGCGCTCGGCCACCTTCTCGGCCAGCACCGACCCGGCGCCGGCCAGCAGCACCATCATGAGCAGCAGCAGCGACAGCAGCAGCTCGCCGATGTCCCACTTCTCGGTGATGTCCGGCAGCCGGCTGGTCAGGCTGATGAAGACCAGTCCCTGGGCGAAGAAGCCGCTCGCCGCGGCGAGTCGGGCCCGGGCGAGGGTGCGGGGGACTGCCATGCCGGGATCGTGGCACAGAACCTGCTCGCGGGACCCTGCGTGTGTGGTCAAAAGGCGTGTCGGCGAGGGCCTCGTGCGCAACGATTCTCCTCGGACCGCTCGTGGTCCGTCACGTTCACAAGGAGGACGGATGGCGCGCACCGGCCAGCAGCTGCGACAGCGGACCACGAGGGCGATGGCGGAGGGTGGCACCACCTCCACGAAGCCGGCCGCGGCGAAGGCGGCTCCGGCCGAGCACCGCTTCGGGGACCGGGCCCGCTACTGGTTCGACAACTCGATGGCCAAGGGGACCCCCGCGCTCATCGCGTGGCTCTCGGTGATCACCCTGGTGCTGATCGTCGTGTTCACGGTCCTGACCACGATCTTCCGGCTCCGGTCGAACGACGTGACCGGCACTGGGTTCTTCCACGAGCTCTTCTACAGCCTGCTGCACGCGCTCGACCCCGGCTACATCGGGGGCGACGTCGGGTCCTGGCCGTTCCTGC contains the following coding sequences:
- a CDS encoding MFS transporter, with the protein product MEVVPPSAIALVVRCRSCWPVRAIRPPCERDGPRAVRGESLRTRPSPTRLLTTHAGSREQVLCHDPGMAVPRTLARARLAAASGFFAQGLVFISLTSRLPDITEKWDIGELLLSLLLLMMVLLAGAGSVLAEKVAERRDSASMLRLGLLLVMAGVAVIALAPDRAVFVGAMAVYGVGLGVVDATTNMQAVALEHRYGRPILPSFHGAWTLGGVAGAGLSLATGSLPLGVVAAVAVVPLAVVFAPLLPRVQAVPDTAAAAAVPWRPILLVGLGMVLFYMVDTATQTWGPLFLDDTFDTPSGLVALATLPYLVASGILRIAGDGLVARYGAVLVLRVGAVAGSAALAVVVFAPTWPVAVLGFTLLGAGVAVIAPLSFSAAARIAGGGPEDTVLDPDARQARVDAVIARFNQFNYAGALLGSVMTGVVGSGSLRVGFAVPMVLILGIVPLARAFAPVGTGVSAPRPSDVGSAS